From the Bdellovibrio reynosensis genome, one window contains:
- a CDS encoding cupin domain-containing protein has translation MKSSKTSVSPLKPVLLDQKFWKNFAANYWEKKPLALKNVKSGLLEMSAAEIFDLLVLYSDRCRKLNDPEGFKFYIDGFKADADDVLQVLPVKSDKSLLGYHARMEAEFSDYCLVCDELLKVNLKKQHLLTDFTDELYHHVGFPNRFSEMGLYLGNYRKTPFGVHVDSCGVFSFPVAGTKTFRLWTPEFAEKHPDLDRAFKYDKYKKDSLVLEARPGDMTYWPSNAWHIAESDGSFSATWSLGVWVDQPHKNMFSDSLKDLLDSKLAKDALKPTTSFKTLHNKSGEVTELPSAYRDSMAVLQNLSALQLQEAFLKSWMKHISLQGFKTIPKVDLKITPKLNIKLRNNRALILWQQSLTDKKVFYFSFGGVLVESKSRGLLKLVTALNAGKTCLVGQFLKGLTAKKDLALLQKLVDAGSCS, from the coding sequence ATGAAGTCTTCTAAAACGTCTGTATCGCCTTTAAAACCAGTCCTGTTAGATCAAAAGTTTTGGAAGAACTTTGCCGCGAACTATTGGGAAAAAAAGCCCTTAGCGCTTAAAAACGTCAAATCCGGTTTATTAGAAATGAGCGCTGCAGAGATCTTTGATCTTTTGGTCCTTTATAGCGACCGCTGCCGTAAGCTGAACGACCCTGAAGGCTTTAAATTTTATATCGATGGTTTTAAGGCCGATGCCGATGATGTTTTGCAAGTCCTGCCCGTTAAGAGTGATAAGTCCCTGCTGGGATATCACGCCCGTATGGAAGCGGAGTTTTCAGATTACTGCCTAGTTTGCGATGAGCTCCTTAAGGTGAATTTAAAAAAGCAGCATCTGCTGACTGACTTTACCGACGAGCTTTACCATCACGTAGGTTTCCCGAATCGTTTTTCTGAAATGGGTCTTTATTTAGGGAACTATCGTAAGACTCCATTTGGGGTCCACGTAGACTCCTGCGGTGTATTTAGTTTCCCGGTTGCTGGAACTAAGACCTTCCGTCTTTGGACACCTGAGTTCGCCGAAAAGCATCCCGATCTGGATCGCGCTTTTAAGTATGATAAATACAAAAAAGACTCCTTGGTTTTAGAGGCTCGCCCTGGCGACATGACTTATTGGCCGTCAAATGCTTGGCATATTGCTGAATCTGATGGCTCTTTCAGTGCGACGTGGAGCTTGGGCGTGTGGGTTGATCAACCTCACAAGAATATGTTCTCTGATTCTTTGAAGGATCTTCTAGATTCGAAGTTAGCTAAAGATGCACTCAAGCCGACAACTTCGTTTAAAACCCTGCACAACAAGTCTGGCGAAGTGACAGAACTTCCTAGTGCTTACCGCGATTCGATGGCTGTATTGCAGAACTTGTCTGCCCTTCAGTTGCAAGAGGCATTTTTAAAATCTTGGATGAAGCATATTTCGCTTCAAGGTTTTAAGACAATTCCGAAGGTTGATTTAAAAATAACTCCGAAATTAAATATCAAACTGCGCAACAATCGCGCTTTAATCCTGTGGCAACAAAGTCTTACCGACAAAAAAGTCTTCTACTTCAGTTTTGGTGGCGTTTTAGTTGAATCGAAATCTAGGGGCCTTCTTAAGCTCGTGACGGCCCTGAACGCAGGTAAGACTTGTTTGGTGGGTCAGTTCTTAAAAGGCTTAACTGCAAAAAAGGATTTAGCATTGCTTCAGAAGCTTGTGGATGCCGGTTCCTGCAGTTAG
- a CDS encoding chorismate mutase codes for MNTIASLRQEIDQVHKEMHALLVRRRDLTMAIWKIKQAEGQPFFNAEREAQIIKDFVALNEGQEKDPQFDELLKGVMNSLLREYETYLKSKFPPK; via the coding sequence GTGAATACCATCGCAAGCCTTCGTCAGGAAATCGATCAAGTTCATAAAGAGATGCATGCGCTTTTAGTGCGTCGTCGCGATTTGACTATGGCCATCTGGAAAATCAAACAAGCAGAAGGTCAGCCGTTCTTTAATGCCGAACGCGAAGCTCAAATAATTAAAGATTTTGTCGCTTTAAATGAGGGCCAAGAAAAAGACCCACAATTTGATGAACTTCTTAAGGGAGTGATGAACTCCCTATTAAGAGAATACGAAACTTACCTAAAATCGAAATTTCCGCCGAAGTAA
- a CDS encoding U32 family peptidase, giving the protein MENQNLKRPELLLPVGTKDMALAAIHNGADAIFMGVPGFNARGRSHDFQIEEVKDIIDTCHLHGVKVNLAFNILIFQNELQGAVEVLEKILPLKPDAFIVQDLGLVRLIRQMAPWQRVHASTQMSVTNAEAIQWLDDLGIQRFVLARENSISEITAIKQNTTKEIEVFVHGALCVSYSGQCFTSEGIGGRSANRGQCAQSCRFTYEMHVDGEKRDLNGKSFLVSPQDLCGINEVPQLLAAGVDCFKVEGRLKTPEYVATAARSFDEAITSAQGGKALANPILKKKQMASAFSRGFYSGWFHGVNHQELVEGTFSAHRGFEFGKITRVNGNSLEVELNPAAFLQGLKADFIKAGDGILWVYKDRSGQNLEKGGFVFAVKCLSSSKFELEFSRDIAMDGLYLGARVFYNHDKDLKKDVSLSVEDKQRKKRLPVFIRAQASLGQPLTVEYTDGTYTVSASSENVCEAAKNKGLNAQDLQEELFALMGSPFRGEGFECMIDAMTPLFLPHRQIKELRQQLVKELTDLRIKNGAAPVIPAQPAVMDWIASKKISKTSAHPGLKLNLLLRDKHQVEDVANAIKNGELTPAGINYFILDFEFGLDFEPSLNVLRAQNLKVAVATTRILKPNEHRNIKALLRMNPDAILARNLGAVQYLQANGFQGEILGDFSLNVANHLTAQYLLDKGLTSVCLGYDLNHLQVSELIQAGQAERFEVTAYQYMPSFHMEHCVFAAFLSKGTSFKDCGKPCEKHEVKLKDQFGNWHQIKPDQECRNTMYNGTSQSAARYVKEWESFGLGYIRYEALKERGAELITKIQAHLDFISGTKNLESLIKDLGNVESYGLSESHFGREKEYQSRKK; this is encoded by the coding sequence ATGGAAAATCAAAATCTAAAGCGACCTGAACTGCTTCTTCCTGTGGGCACCAAGGATATGGCCTTGGCGGCTATTCATAATGGCGCTGATGCCATTTTTATGGGGGTACCGGGATTCAATGCCCGCGGTCGCAGCCATGATTTCCAAATCGAAGAGGTTAAGGACATTATCGATACCTGCCATCTTCATGGCGTAAAAGTGAACCTTGCTTTTAATATCCTGATTTTCCAAAACGAGCTTCAAGGTGCGGTTGAAGTTTTAGAAAAAATCCTTCCGTTAAAACCTGATGCCTTCATCGTCCAAGATTTGGGCTTAGTGCGCTTGATCCGTCAAATGGCGCCTTGGCAGCGTGTGCATGCTTCAACACAAATGAGCGTCACTAATGCTGAAGCAATCCAATGGTTGGATGATTTAGGTATTCAGCGCTTTGTGCTTGCGCGCGAAAACTCCATCAGCGAAATCACCGCTATTAAACAAAATACGACGAAAGAAATCGAAGTCTTCGTTCACGGTGCTTTGTGCGTGAGCTATTCTGGACAGTGTTTTACTTCTGAAGGCATCGGTGGACGCTCTGCCAACCGTGGCCAATGTGCGCAAAGCTGCCGCTTCACCTACGAAATGCACGTTGACGGCGAAAAGCGTGACCTTAACGGCAAGTCTTTCCTAGTTTCCCCACAAGATCTTTGCGGTATCAACGAAGTTCCCCAGCTTTTAGCAGCAGGTGTAGATTGCTTCAAGGTTGAAGGTCGCCTTAAAACTCCTGAATACGTGGCGACGGCCGCTCGCAGCTTTGATGAAGCCATCACTTCAGCGCAAGGTGGTAAGGCTTTAGCTAATCCTATCCTTAAGAAAAAACAAATGGCTTCAGCCTTCTCTCGTGGATTTTATAGTGGCTGGTTCCATGGCGTGAATCACCAGGAATTGGTTGAAGGTACTTTCAGTGCCCACCGTGGTTTTGAGTTCGGTAAAATCACTCGTGTTAATGGCAACTCTTTAGAAGTTGAATTGAATCCTGCGGCTTTCTTGCAAGGTTTAAAAGCGGACTTCATTAAAGCCGGTGACGGTATCTTGTGGGTGTATAAGGACCGCTCAGGACAAAACTTAGAAAAAGGCGGATTTGTATTCGCGGTTAAATGCCTTTCTTCAAGCAAATTTGAATTAGAGTTTTCTAGAGACATCGCGATGGATGGCCTTTACCTGGGCGCCCGCGTTTTCTATAACCATGATAAAGATCTTAAAAAAGACGTTTCATTAAGTGTTGAAGATAAACAAAGAAAGAAACGTCTTCCTGTTTTCATTCGTGCTCAAGCTTCTTTAGGTCAACCACTGACCGTTGAATACACAGACGGCACCTATACAGTTTCAGCTTCTTCTGAAAACGTGTGCGAAGCTGCCAAGAACAAGGGCCTCAATGCTCAAGACCTGCAAGAAGAGCTTTTTGCTTTAATGGGTAGTCCATTCCGCGGGGAAGGTTTTGAGTGCATGATTGATGCTATGACTCCCCTTTTCTTGCCTCACCGTCAAATTAAGGAATTGCGCCAACAACTAGTCAAAGAATTGACTGACCTGCGTATTAAAAATGGCGCGGCTCCGGTTATTCCGGCGCAGCCTGCGGTGATGGATTGGATCGCTAGTAAAAAAATCTCTAAAACTTCTGCGCACCCTGGTTTGAAATTGAACTTGTTATTACGTGATAAGCATCAAGTGGAAGATGTTGCTAATGCGATTAAGAATGGCGAGTTGACGCCGGCTGGGATCAATTACTTTATCTTGGATTTTGAATTCGGTTTGGATTTTGAACCAAGCTTAAATGTTTTAAGAGCGCAGAATCTGAAAGTTGCTGTTGCGACCACGCGTATCTTAAAACCTAATGAACACCGCAATATCAAAGCTCTATTAAGAATGAATCCTGATGCGATCTTGGCTAGAAACTTAGGCGCTGTTCAGTATCTTCAAGCTAATGGCTTCCAAGGCGAAATCCTTGGCGACTTTAGCTTAAACGTGGCCAATCATTTAACTGCCCAGTATTTGCTTGATAAAGGCCTTACAAGCGTTTGTTTGGGTTATGACCTAAATCACCTTCAGGTCAGCGAATTGATTCAAGCGGGTCAAGCTGAACGCTTTGAAGTGACAGCTTATCAATACATGCCAAGCTTCCACATGGAGCACTGTGTGTTCGCGGCTTTCCTAAGCAAAGGGACTAGCTTTAAAGACTGCGGTAAGCCTTGTGAAAAACATGAAGTGAAGTTGAAAGACCAATTCGGCAACTGGCATCAGATTAAGCCTGACCAAGAGTGCCGCAATACTATGTATAACGGGACCTCGCAGTCTGCGGCTCGTTACGTGAAGGAATGGGAGTCCTTCGGTCTTGGTTACATCCGCTATGAAGCTTTAAAAGAGCGTGGTGCGGAATTGATCACGAAAATCCAAGCGCACTTGGACTTTATCTCTGGAACTAAGAATCTGGAATCTTTGATTAAGGATTTAGGAAACGTAGAAAGCTACGGACTTTCAGAAAGTCATTTCGGCAGAGAAAAAGAATATCAGAGCAGAAAGAAGTAG
- a CDS encoding class I SAM-dependent rRNA methyltransferase produces MNPAVTFDESVQTLELKRDVTKHLKQGHRWIFANCFEEGRSVKSGIHLLNYKGETLALGIWQNDTQLRFRVLVLAEEPIFRKNSVKRTLELYFENQWRKAVEIRRTFDLSVTNSFRLINGEGDGLPGLIVDIYNDTAVIKHDHAIMEKTWNAKAIGEKIQEAFPQIKCVYLKRRNDADEKGTNIIGTLAPEVQFLENGVLFASNIRDAAKTGFFLDQRDNRKMIQHFAKGKTVLNLFSYTGGFSIFAAKGGAKEVTSVDIAKVAIQAVQRNFEINKLNTVHHDVATDAFAYLEQLNTEKKKYDIVITDPPSFAPNEKSVEQAKAAYAKVFSNSIKLVNQEGLFAASSCSSHISTQAFMEICKEAFSKARKKGTLVYMGGQPVDHPYPLAMEELRYLKFALFRLD; encoded by the coding sequence ATGAACCCAGCTGTGACCTTTGATGAATCCGTTCAGACCCTAGAGCTTAAGCGCGATGTAACTAAACATCTTAAGCAAGGCCACCGCTGGATATTTGCAAACTGCTTTGAAGAGGGGCGCTCTGTTAAGTCAGGTATCCATCTTTTAAACTATAAGGGCGAAACCCTTGCTTTGGGGATCTGGCAAAACGACACACAATTACGTTTTAGAGTTCTAGTCCTTGCCGAAGAACCTATCTTTAGAAAAAACAGCGTCAAGCGCACCTTAGAACTCTATTTTGAAAACCAATGGCGTAAGGCCGTTGAAATCCGCCGTACTTTTGATCTTTCAGTGACAAATTCTTTCCGTTTGATTAACGGGGAGGGTGACGGTCTGCCAGGTCTTATCGTCGATATCTATAACGACACAGCGGTTATTAAGCATGACCACGCTATCATGGAAAAAACTTGGAATGCTAAAGCTATTGGCGAAAAAATCCAAGAGGCCTTCCCGCAAATTAAGTGCGTATACCTGAAACGCCGTAACGACGCTGATGAAAAAGGAACCAACATCATCGGGACATTAGCGCCTGAGGTTCAATTCCTGGAAAATGGCGTTCTTTTTGCCTCTAACATTCGTGACGCTGCTAAGACGGGCTTTTTCCTAGATCAACGCGATAACCGCAAAATGATCCAGCATTTTGCTAAAGGAAAGACTGTTTTAAATCTATTCAGTTATACGGGCGGCTTTTCTATTTTTGCTGCTAAAGGTGGCGCTAAAGAAGTGACAAGCGTCGACATTGCCAAAGTCGCTATTCAAGCGGTTCAGCGTAATTTTGAAATCAACAAACTGAATACAGTTCACCATGACGTAGCGACAGATGCCTTTGCATACCTTGAACAGCTAAATACCGAAAAGAAAAAATACGACATCGTCATCACAGACCCGCCAAGCTTTGCACCGAACGAAAAATCAGTGGAGCAAGCCAAAGCTGCTTACGCAAAGGTATTCTCTAATTCCATTAAGCTTGTGAATCAAGAAGGCCTCTTTGCGGCAAGTTCTTGTTCAAGCCACATTTCCACTCAAGCTTTTATGGAGATCTGTAAGGAAGCTTTCTCTAAAGCTCGCAAAAAAGGCACGTTGGTTTATATGGGTGGTCAGCCCGTGGACCATCCATATCCTTTGGCGATGGAAGAACTTCGCTATCTAAAATTCGCACTTTTCCGTTTGGACTAA